The following proteins are encoded in a genomic region of Streptomyces sp. NBC_01723:
- a CDS encoding cyclophilin-like fold protein → MTLPVRRALTATATTGLLLLAASACSDDSPAEQTPATDSTSSASGQPQTSVSASASGSDRRTPMDIRVTIDGRPVDATLNDSPAARDLASLLPLTLDLEDFHGTERIADPPRKLTTEGAPEPAAAKVGDIAYFAPWGNLAIFYKNGPSASQDLLILGHIDAGADQLSGAGRITIEAAS, encoded by the coding sequence ATGACCTTGCCCGTTCGCCGGGCTCTGACTGCCACCGCCACCACCGGTCTCCTGCTGCTGGCCGCGTCCGCCTGCTCCGACGACTCACCCGCCGAGCAGACACCGGCCACCGACTCCACGTCGTCGGCGTCCGGGCAGCCGCAGACCTCGGTGTCAGCAAGCGCGTCCGGCTCAGACAGGAGAACTCCGATGGACATCCGCGTCACCATCGACGGCCGACCCGTCGACGCGACTTTGAACGACAGCCCCGCTGCCCGCGACCTCGCCTCCCTGCTCCCGCTCACCCTGGACCTGGAGGACTTCCACGGAACCGAGCGGATCGCCGACCCGCCCAGGAAGCTGACCACCGAAGGCGCCCCCGAACCGGCCGCGGCAAAGGTCGGGGACATCGCCTACTTCGCACCGTGGGGAAACCTCGCCATCTTTTACAAGAACGGCCCCTCCGCCTCCCAAGATCTGCTGATCCTCGGCCACATCGACGCCGGCGCCGACCAGTTGTCCGGGGCCGGCCGGATCACCATCGAGGCCGCCTCCTGA
- a CDS encoding MFS transporter has product MSSATGSAPGKLPSVVWVLAAGTFLMGTTEFVIAGLLPEMAADLNVSLSHAGLLITAFAVGMIVGGPTMAMATLRLPQRHTLIGALAVFALGHAVAALSTSFTVVLIARVVTALATGAFWAVGFVIATAAAGPASATRAVSVMMGGLTLANVVGVPIGSFVGQYTGWRGPFWALAVLAALAAAFVGRFVPRTEQRAEVSVRAEVRALKQGRLWLALGAAVLIMGGVLATYTYITPLLTDRAGIPEGAVPLVLIAFGVGALGGTAIGGRLGDRRPMVTTITASAATALILLALIPASSSPSAAVVLVFGMAAAGFTVNPVVTSLAVRFAGEAPTLTSALTTSGYNTGIAAGSLVAGRALDSSLGLTGPALVGAVFAVLTLLPLIALALCGTAPLRIVAHHTTDTEVLRQTAEAATTTAR; this is encoded by the coding sequence ATGTCCTCCGCCACCGGGTCCGCCCCCGGCAAGCTGCCCTCCGTCGTCTGGGTGCTCGCCGCCGGCACGTTCCTGATGGGCACCACCGAGTTCGTCATCGCCGGTCTGCTGCCCGAGATGGCGGCCGACCTGAACGTGAGCCTGTCGCATGCCGGCCTGTTGATCACCGCGTTCGCCGTCGGCATGATCGTCGGCGGGCCCACGATGGCCATGGCCACCCTGCGCCTGCCTCAGCGCCACACCCTCATCGGCGCCCTCGCTGTCTTCGCCCTCGGGCACGCCGTCGCCGCGCTCAGCACCTCCTTCACCGTCGTGCTGATCGCCCGGGTGGTGACCGCCCTGGCCACCGGTGCGTTCTGGGCGGTCGGCTTCGTCATCGCCACCGCCGCCGCCGGCCCTGCGAGCGCCACGCGGGCGGTCAGCGTCATGATGGGCGGCCTCACGCTGGCCAACGTCGTCGGCGTGCCGATCGGCTCGTTCGTCGGTCAGTACACCGGCTGGCGCGGCCCGTTCTGGGCGCTGGCCGTCCTCGCCGCACTGGCCGCCGCGTTCGTCGGCCGGTTCGTCCCCCGCACCGAGCAGCGGGCCGAGGTGTCGGTGCGGGCCGAGGTCCGCGCCCTCAAGCAGGGGCGGCTGTGGCTGGCGCTCGGCGCGGCCGTGCTGATCATGGGCGGAGTGCTGGCGACGTACACCTACATCACTCCGCTGCTGACCGACCGGGCGGGCATACCGGAGGGTGCCGTGCCGCTGGTGTTGATCGCCTTCGGTGTCGGTGCTTTGGGCGGTACCGCGATCGGCGGGCGTCTGGGGGACCGCCGCCCGATGGTCACGACGATCACCGCGTCGGCGGCCACCGCCCTCATCCTGCTGGCCCTGATTCCGGCCTCCAGCAGTCCGTCGGCCGCCGTGGTCCTGGTCTTCGGTATGGCCGCGGCCGGGTTCACCGTCAACCCGGTCGTCACCTCCCTGGCCGTCCGCTTCGCCGGGGAGGCCCCCACCCTCACCTCGGCGCTGACCACCTCCGGCTACAACACCGGCATCGCCGCCGGCTCCCTCGTCGCGGGCCGGGCCCTGGACTCCTCGCTCGGCCTGACCGGACCGGCCCTGGTCGGCGCTGTCTTCGCCGTACTCACTCTGCTGCCCTTGATCGCCCTCGCCCTGTGCGGCACCGCCCCCTTGCGGATCGTCGCCCACCACACCACCGACACCGAAGTACTGCGGCAGACAGCTGAAGCCGCCACGACGACCGCTCGCTGA
- a CDS encoding helix-turn-helix transcriptional regulator, with translation MDNREEVREFLTSRRAKITPDQAGLPGGSRRRVPGLRRSEVAALADMSVEYYSKLERGNLAGVSPSVLEALARALQLDDAERAHLVNLVQAADGSDALTRPRRRRTKEQWKPHRSLQWTLDAITAGPAFVRNGRMDVLAANQLFRAFYTDLYATPGNQQNLARFTFLDPAARRFYPTWGAFADITVAIVRAEAGRNPHDKDLHDLVGELCTRSDEFRTRWGAHNVRHHGTGTKHFHHHAVGDLSLAFEGLEMAAAPGLTLTIYAAEPGSPSEEGLRLLATWAATQEANPDTEQSAIS, from the coding sequence ATGGACAACCGTGAGGAGGTCCGCGAGTTCCTCACCTCGCGGCGCGCGAAGATCACCCCTGACCAGGCCGGACTGCCCGGAGGTTCCCGGCGCCGTGTGCCGGGCCTGCGCCGCAGCGAGGTCGCGGCCCTGGCTGACATGAGCGTGGAGTACTACTCGAAACTGGAGCGCGGCAACCTAGCCGGGGTCTCCCCGTCCGTTCTCGAAGCTCTCGCCCGCGCCCTCCAGCTCGACGACGCCGAGCGCGCCCACCTGGTGAACCTGGTCCAGGCCGCCGACGGCTCCGACGCGCTCACCCGCCCTCGCCGCCGGCGCACCAAGGAGCAGTGGAAGCCGCACCGCAGCCTGCAATGGACCCTGGACGCGATCACCGCAGGGCCGGCCTTCGTCCGTAACGGGCGGATGGACGTCCTCGCCGCCAACCAGCTCTTCCGCGCCTTCTACACCGACCTGTACGCCACGCCCGGCAACCAGCAGAACCTGGCTCGCTTCACCTTCCTCGACCCCGCCGCCCGCCGCTTCTACCCGACCTGGGGCGCCTTCGCCGACATCACCGTCGCCATCGTGCGTGCGGAAGCCGGCCGTAACCCGCACGACAAGGACCTGCACGACCTGGTCGGCGAGCTGTGCACCCGCAGTGACGAGTTCCGTACCCGGTGGGGTGCACACAACGTCCGCCACCACGGCACCGGCACCAAGCACTTCCACCACCACGCCGTCGGCGACCTCTCCCTCGCCTTCGAGGGTCTGGAAATGGCCGCCGCCCCCGGCCTCACCCTCACCATCTACGCCGCCGAGCCCGGCTCCCCCTCCGAAGAAGGGCTACGCCTCCTCGCCACTTGGGCCGCCACCCAGGAAGCCAACCCGGACACCGAACAGTCGGCGATCAGCTGA
- a CDS encoding zinc-dependent alcohol dehydrogenase family protein, with translation MRGAVIHSPGDIRFETLEDPKIEHPTDAIIRTAVTCVCGSDLWPYRGAEPTEHAHPMGHEYVGFVEEVGSDVTSVKPGQFVVGSFATSDNTCANCRNGFQSNCLNREFMSTCQADYVRIPNAQGTLVATDGVPDERFWPGLLAVSDVMGTGWWAADAAEVKPGSTTVVVGDGAVGLCGVIAAKEMGAERIIAMSRHESRQQLAREFGATDIVTERGEEGVARVKEMTGGIGADSVLECVGTAQAMQQALHSARPGGNVGFVGVPHEVAVDGQELFFSHVGLRGGPAPVRRYLPDLIDRVLSGRVDPGKVFDLTLPLDQVAEGYKAMDERRAIKALLKP, from the coding sequence ATGCGCGGCGCAGTGATCCACTCCCCTGGCGACATCCGCTTCGAGACTCTGGAGGACCCGAAGATCGAGCACCCGACCGACGCGATCATCCGCACGGCGGTGACCTGCGTGTGCGGGTCGGACCTGTGGCCCTACCGGGGCGCGGAGCCGACCGAGCACGCCCATCCCATGGGCCATGAGTACGTCGGCTTCGTGGAGGAGGTCGGCTCCGACGTCACCTCGGTCAAGCCAGGCCAGTTCGTCGTCGGCTCGTTCGCGACCTCCGACAACACCTGCGCGAACTGCCGCAACGGGTTCCAGTCGAACTGCCTGAACCGCGAGTTCATGTCAACCTGCCAGGCCGACTACGTCCGCATCCCCAACGCGCAGGGCACCCTCGTGGCTACCGACGGTGTGCCGGACGAGCGGTTCTGGCCGGGGCTTCTGGCCGTCTCGGACGTGATGGGCACCGGCTGGTGGGCCGCCGACGCCGCCGAGGTCAAGCCCGGCTCGACCACCGTGGTGGTCGGCGACGGCGCGGTCGGCCTGTGCGGCGTGATCGCAGCCAAGGAGATGGGCGCGGAGCGCATCATCGCCATGTCCCGCCACGAGTCTCGGCAGCAGCTCGCCCGGGAGTTCGGCGCGACCGACATCGTCACCGAGCGTGGCGAGGAGGGTGTCGCCCGGGTCAAGGAGATGACCGGCGGAATCGGCGCGGACTCCGTGCTGGAGTGCGTCGGCACCGCCCAGGCCATGCAGCAGGCCCTCCACTCCGCCCGCCCCGGCGGCAACGTCGGCTTCGTCGGCGTCCCGCACGAGGTCGCCGTCGACGGCCAGGAACTGTTCTTCTCCCACGTCGGCCTGCGTGGCGGCCCCGCCCCGGTACGCCGCTACCTGCCCGACCTGATCGACCGCGTCCTGTCGGGACGAGTCGACCCGGGCAAGGTCTTCGACCTCACTCTGCCCCTGGACCAGGTCGCCGAAGGCTACAAGGCCATGGACGAGCGCCGCGCGATCAAGGCCCTCCTCAAGCCCTGA
- a CDS encoding (R)-mandelonitrile lyase → MHVTRSSIDTVKGPADWFTGDVYIDAVAAAPSPSRVTASLVHFMPGARTHWHRHPLGQTVFVTEGVGLCQRRGGPIEVIRPGDRVLFEADEEHWHGAAPNRLMVHLAINEGDDAHDVVHWLTPVTDEEYAQAPATG, encoded by the coding sequence GTGCATGTCACCCGCAGCTCGATCGACACCGTCAAGGGTCCGGCGGACTGGTTCACCGGCGACGTCTACATCGACGCCGTCGCCGCAGCCCCCTCACCGTCCCGGGTCACCGCGTCCTTGGTGCACTTCATGCCCGGTGCCCGCACCCACTGGCACCGCCATCCGCTGGGCCAGACCGTCTTCGTCACCGAAGGCGTCGGCCTGTGCCAGCGCCGCGGCGGACCGATAGAAGTCATCCGGCCCGGCGACCGCGTCCTGTTCGAGGCCGACGAAGAGCACTGGCACGGTGCTGCCCCGAACCGGCTGATGGTCCACCTGGCCATCAACGAGGGCGACGACGCCCACGACGTCGTGCACTGGCTGACCCCCGTCACCGACGAGGAGTACGCCCAAGCCCCGGCCACCGGCTAA
- a CDS encoding SDR family NAD(P)-dependent oxidoreductase: MNPTYDFTGQVAFVTGASSGMGLATARAFAEAGAAVALADINEDAVNAAAKQLADDGHQVLGLICDVSDEDQVAAVVDRTVEAFGRLDMAYNNAGIMPPPTDAADESADQFDRVQNINLRGIWASVKHELRHMRTQGSGTIVNCSSLGGLVGNPGRAAYHATKHGVIGLTKSAALEYGSRGVRINAVCPGTISTPMVDAMVAGGELDRSQAEAGQAIDRLGTADEIAQAVLWLCSDGASYVTGIALPVDGGYTAQ, encoded by the coding sequence ATGAACCCCACCTACGACTTCACCGGACAGGTCGCCTTCGTCACCGGCGCCTCCTCCGGCATGGGCCTGGCCACCGCCCGCGCTTTCGCCGAAGCCGGGGCCGCCGTCGCGCTCGCCGACATCAACGAGGATGCCGTGAACGCTGCGGCCAAGCAGCTCGCGGACGACGGCCATCAGGTCCTCGGGCTGATCTGCGATGTCAGCGACGAGGACCAGGTCGCCGCCGTGGTCGACCGCACGGTCGAAGCCTTCGGCCGGCTCGACATGGCCTACAACAACGCCGGGATCATGCCCCCTCCCACCGACGCCGCAGACGAGAGCGCGGACCAGTTCGACCGTGTCCAGAACATCAACCTGCGGGGCATCTGGGCGAGCGTGAAGCACGAACTGCGCCACATGCGCACCCAGGGCAGCGGGACGATCGTCAACTGCTCCTCGCTCGGCGGGCTGGTCGGCAACCCTGGCCGCGCCGCCTACCACGCCACCAAGCACGGCGTGATCGGCCTGACCAAGAGCGCCGCCCTCGAATACGGCTCCCGCGGCGTCCGGATCAACGCCGTCTGCCCCGGCACGATCAGCACCCCGATGGTCGACGCCATGGTCGCGGGCGGAGAACTCGACCGCAGCCAGGCCGAAGCGGGCCAGGCCATCGACCGGCTCGGCACCGCAGACGAGATCGCCCAGGCCGTGCTGTGGCTGTGCAGCGACGGCGCCAGCTACGTCACCGGCATCGCCCTGCCCGTCGACGGCGGCTACACCGCCCAGTAA
- a CDS encoding LLM class flavin-dependent oxidoreductase produces the protein MLDPLLIPTVIARETERIGLVTTASTTFTEPYNLARQFKALDVISHGRSGWNAVTTSDPAAAANFGATIPPRAEKYELPTRHPDRPGAVGQLGEGRLASRRRRQAVRRHGQDPAGQPSGQARRLPRPAAHPPPEQVQPVIFQAGGGSYGLELAGRYASGVYANSYTVEDARAQRQALRDAAKRAGRDPDEVKVLAGFMPTIAPSRQAAHQRRRFLDEVADLNQRVRYLGAMIGLPLGPGQLDEPLTAYQFADAIPSPRDPRSVRALELAREGWTLRDVLSHGVIDYRDPQVFHDAMAAVVTVRTAIALTAPRSAPSPPISAPRSDLDDLTLEEDFYADALEDV, from the coding sequence ATGCTCGACCCGCTGCTGATCCCGACCGTCATCGCGCGCGAGACCGAGCGGATCGGCCTGGTCACCACCGCCTCCACCACGTTCACCGAGCCCTACAATCTCGCCCGCCAGTTCAAGGCCCTGGACGTGATCAGCCACGGCCGGTCCGGCTGGAACGCGGTGACCACCTCAGACCCCGCCGCTGCGGCGAACTTCGGCGCGACGATCCCGCCGCGCGCGGAGAAGTACGAGCTGCCCACGAGGCATCCAGATCGTCCAGGGGCTGTGGGGCAGCTGGGAGAAGGACGCCTGGCTTCTCGACGTCGACGGCAAGCGGTTCGCCGACATGGACAAGATCCAGCCGGTCAGCCTTCAGGGCAAGCACGCCGCCTCCCGCGGCCCGCTGCCCATCCCCCGCCCGAGCAGGTCCAGCCGGTCATCTTCCAGGCAGGTGGCGGCAGTTACGGCCTGGAACTCGCGGGCCGTTACGCAAGCGGCGTCTACGCCAACTCGTACACCGTCGAGGATGCCCGGGCCCAGCGCCAGGCTCTGCGGGACGCCGCCAAGCGCGCCGGACGCGACCCGGACGAGGTGAAGGTGCTCGCCGGCTTCATGCCGACCATCGCCCCCTCCCGCCAGGCCGCCCATCAGCGGCGCCGCTTCCTGGATGAGGTCGCCGACCTGAACCAGCGCGTCCGCTACCTCGGTGCCATGATCGGCCTCCCGCTCGGCCCCGGCCAACTCGACGAGCCGCTGACCGCGTACCAGTTCGCCGACGCCATACCCAGCCCACGCGACCCACGCTCCGTCCGCGCCCTCGAGTTGGCCCGGGAAGGCTGGACCCTGCGCGACGTGCTCTCCCACGGCGTCATCGACTACCGCGACCCGCAGGTGTTCCACGACGCCATGGCCGCCGTGGTCACCGTCAGGACGGCGATCGCCCTCACGGCACCACGGTCAGCCCCTTCGCCTCCCATTTCTGCCCCCCGATCCGATCTGGACGATCTCACCCTTGAAGAGGACTTCTACGCGGACGCCCTGGAGGACGTGTGA
- a CDS encoding FAD binding domain-containing protein, protein MYPFDYTRVSDTEEALAAGRRGGRYIAGGTTLVDLMRETVERPETLVDISGLPLDEVTVTERGGLGIGALVTMSKAAAHPKVRTLFPVVSQALELSASAQLRNMATIGGNIMQRTRCTYFRDVTAACNKRAPGSGCAAREGYNRSHAILGTSEVCVATHPSDVAVAFAALEARVHVLGADGQRQIPFADFLLRPGSTPNREQALKSGELITTVEIPALPRPLGSGYLKVRDRQSYEFALTSAAVALHVRRGVIREAKVAAGAVGTVPWKLPAVEQHLLGERPSPSLWAAAAAKAADGARPLAHNRFKTDLLKRTVERQLRIVGGTK, encoded by the coding sequence ATGTATCCCTTTGACTACACCCGTGTCTCCGACACGGAAGAGGCCCTCGCCGCGGGCCGTCGCGGTGGCCGCTACATCGCCGGGGGCACCACCCTGGTCGACCTGATGCGCGAGACCGTCGAGCGCCCCGAGACGCTGGTCGACATCAGCGGCCTGCCGCTGGACGAGGTCACCGTCACCGAACGCGGCGGCCTGGGCATCGGTGCCCTGGTCACCATGTCGAAAGCCGCCGCCCACCCCAAGGTACGCACCCTCTTCCCGGTCGTCTCCCAGGCGCTGGAGCTGAGCGCGTCGGCGCAGCTGCGGAACATGGCCACCATCGGCGGGAACATCATGCAGCGCACCCGCTGCACCTACTTCCGCGACGTGACCGCTGCCTGCAACAAGCGCGCCCCGGGTTCGGGCTGCGCCGCCCGCGAAGGCTACAACCGCTCCCATGCCATCCTCGGCACCTCGGAAGTCTGCGTGGCGACCCACCCCTCCGACGTCGCCGTCGCGTTCGCCGCCCTGGAAGCCCGGGTTCATGTGCTGGGCGCCGACGGGCAACGGCAGATCCCGTTCGCCGACTTCCTGCTGCGCCCCGGCTCAACACCGAACCGGGAACAGGCGCTCAAGAGCGGCGAGTTGATCACCACAGTGGAGATTCCCGCTCTGCCCCGCCCGCTCGGGTCCGGATATCTGAAGGTCCGTGACCGGCAGTCCTACGAATTCGCCCTGACCTCGGCCGCCGTCGCCCTGCACGTGCGCCGCGGAGTGATCCGCGAGGCCAAGGTCGCGGCCGGCGCCGTGGGCACCGTCCCATGGAAGCTGCCCGCCGTCGAACAGCACCTCCTCGGCGAACGCCCCTCCCCATCCCTGTGGGCCGCCGCCGCCGCGAAGGCCGCGGACGGGGCCCGCCCGCTGGCCCACAACCGGTTCAAGACCGACCTGCTGAAGCGGACCGTCGAACGCCAGCTGCGCATCGTAGGAGGTACGAAGTGA
- a CDS encoding (2Fe-2S)-binding protein: protein MPTEPVPQEPVAIPTDPKSRMAPTRRTFIATGTAVGTAVVTGTVLGTDLLSESKAAAAPSAPSSLLTLTVNGTRHTVTVDNRTSLLDLLREHLDLTGAKKGCDAGACGACTVLVDGRRQNACLTLAVRLEGAEVTTIEGLADSDQLHSLQQAFIDEDAFQCGYCTPGQIVSGVGCIKEGHTDSPEEIREWMSGNLCRCGCYVKIVRAVEQAAGRK from the coding sequence ATGCCCACCGAACCCGTCCCGCAAGAACCCGTCGCCATACCCACCGACCCGAAGTCGCGCATGGCGCCGACCCGGCGCACCTTCATCGCCACCGGCACGGCCGTCGGGACCGCCGTGGTCACCGGCACCGTCCTCGGCACCGACCTGCTGTCCGAGTCCAAGGCAGCAGCCGCCCCCTCGGCGCCCTCCAGCCTCCTCACCCTGACCGTCAACGGCACCCGCCACACGGTCACGGTCGACAACCGCACCTCCCTACTGGACCTGCTGCGCGAGCACCTCGATCTGACCGGGGCGAAGAAGGGCTGCGACGCCGGAGCCTGCGGGGCCTGCACCGTCCTGGTCGACGGACGCCGGCAGAACGCCTGCCTCACCCTCGCGGTCCGGCTGGAGGGGGCCGAAGTCACCACCATCGAGGGACTGGCCGACAGCGACCAACTCCACTCGCTGCAGCAGGCGTTCATCGACGAAGACGCCTTCCAGTGCGGCTACTGCACCCCCGGCCAGATCGTCTCCGGCGTCGGCTGCATCAAGGAGGGCCATACCGACTCCCCGGAGGAGATCCGGGAGTGGATGAGCGGCAACCTGTGCCGCTGCGGGTGCTACGTCAAGATCGTGCGCGCGGTGGAACAAGCCGCGGGCCGGAAGTGA
- a CDS encoding SDR family NAD(P)-dependent oxidoreductase translates to MTTFAIVGAGPGLGLAAARRFGNAGHSVALLSRSAQHQHHLAAELVREHINARGFTADVLDPASLTAALQEAADMLGPIEILQFSPVPRGDFMKPVLDTTATDLDDPLAFSVKGPVTCVNTVLPGMRELGRGTLLFVNGGSAVRPKASVAGTSIAFAAESAYAAMLHTALADENIHAAQLIVPGAISPDSEHSSPEALAELLYGLHTGRKGFRHYAEPMPEPQDGTP, encoded by the coding sequence GTGACCACCTTCGCCATCGTCGGCGCCGGCCCCGGCCTCGGGCTCGCCGCCGCCCGCCGCTTCGGGAATGCGGGCCACAGCGTCGCCCTCCTCTCGCGCAGCGCCCAGCACCAGCACCACCTGGCCGCCGAACTGGTGAGGGAACACATCAACGCCCGCGGCTTCACCGCCGATGTCCTCGACCCCGCCTCCCTCACCGCAGCCCTGCAAGAGGCCGCGGACATGCTAGGGCCCATCGAGATCCTTCAGTTCAGCCCGGTGCCCCGCGGCGACTTCATGAAGCCGGTCCTGGACACCACCGCAACCGACCTGGACGATCCGCTGGCGTTCTCCGTCAAGGGGCCCGTCACCTGCGTGAACACCGTTCTGCCCGGAATGCGGGAGCTCGGGCGAGGCACACTGCTGTTCGTCAACGGCGGCAGCGCGGTACGCCCGAAGGCCAGCGTGGCCGGTACCTCGATCGCGTTCGCCGCCGAAAGCGCGTATGCGGCGATGCTCCACACCGCGCTCGCCGACGAGAACATCCACGCCGCACAGCTCATCGTGCCCGGGGCGATCAGCCCCGACTCCGAGCACTCCAGCCCCGAGGCGCTGGCCGAGCTGCTGTACGGCCTGCACACCGGCCGGAAGGGTTTTCGCCACTATGCCGAGCCCATGCCCGAGCCGCAGGACGGCACCCCATGA